In Quercus robur chromosome 10, dhQueRobu3.1, whole genome shotgun sequence, a genomic segment contains:
- the LOC126703027 gene encoding 3-oxo-Delta(4,5)-steroid 5-beta-reductase-like isoform X2 produces MEQEVPNTNTPVALVVGVTGMVGLSLAEALKSPTALGGPWKVYGSARRPKPTWFPSSTLDHYITFDALNFDDTLKHLAPIAHEITHVFWVAIQVRENEESNVAANSTMLENVIKVLKSATTSRLCHITLQTGTKHYMGPIFDPVLGTQLVHHEPPFHEDMPRLPYPNFYYALEDLLASYSPSLSYSVHRSSRIVGASSRSFYNVLLTLCVYATICKYQGLPFRYPGTKYTWENFCNMSDARVLTKQQIWAVITDRANNQAFNCTNGDIFTWKCFWKVCCEIFDVEFVPFDENEKFDWVGMMKKKGRVWDEIVEKYGLYKTNMEEIVCLEAVDAVLHFDFPHVCSMNKSREFGFFGFANTLKSIGMWVGRLRDMKIIP; encoded by the exons atggagCAAGAGGTCCCTAACACTAACACACCAGTAGCACTGGTTGTGGGAGTGACAGGCATGGTAGGGTTGAGCTTGGCTGAAGCTCTAAAGAGTCCAACAGCCCTTGGTGGTCCATGGAAAGTCTACGGCTCAGCTCGCCGCCCCAAGCCGACATGGTTCCCTTCCTCCACCCTTGACCATTACATAACTTTTGACGCCTTAAACTTTGATGACACACTCAAACATCTCGCCCCAATAGCCCATGAAATTACCCATGTCTTTTGGGTAGCAATCCAAGTACGTGAAAATGAAGAATCTAACGTAGCTGCCAACTCTACCATGCTTGAAAATGTTATTAAAGTTCTCAAATCAGCCACAACTTCACGGCTATGTCATATAACATTGCAAACCGGAACCAAACATTACATGGGTCCGATCTTTGATCCAGTTCTTGGAACCCAACTTGTGCATCATGAACCTCCATTTCATGAGGACATGCCTCGACTACCCTACCCTAACTTCTATTATGCCTTAGAAGACCTTTTGGCTTCATACTCACCATCACTCTCATATTCTGTGCACCGTTCTTCTAGAATAGTTGGTGCATCCTCAAGGAGCTTCTACAATGTATTGCTGACTCTATGCGTGTATGCTACTATCTGTAAATACCAAGGCTTGCCCTTTCGGTATCCAG GTACAAAATACACGTGGGAGAATTTCTGCAACATGTCAGATGCACGCGTGTTAACGAAGCAACAGATTTGGGCTGTGATAACGGATAGAGCTAATAACCAAGCCTTTAATTGCACCAATGGTGATATTTTTACGTGGAAGTGCTTCTGGAAGGTGTGTTGTGAGATCTTTGATGTAGAGTTTGTGCCATTTGATGAGAATGAAAAGTTTGATTGGGTTgggatgatgaagaagaagggAAGGGTGTGGGATGAGATCGTTGAAAAGTATGGGCTTTACAAGACCAACATGGAGGAAATTGTTTGTCTAGAGGCAGTCGATGCGGTTCTGCATTTTGATTTTCCACATGTTTGTAGCATGAACAAGAGTCGCgagtttggtttttttgggtttgccAATACATTGAAGAGTATTGGCATGTGGGTAGGGCGATTAAGAGACATGAAAATAATACCCTAG
- the LOC126703027 gene encoding 3-oxo-Delta(4,5)-steroid 5-beta-reductase-like isoform X1, whose product MEQEVPNTNTPVALVVGVTGMVGLSLAEALKSPTALGGPWKVYGSARRPKPTWFPSSTLDHYITFDALNFDDTLKHLAPIAHEITHVFWVAIQVRENEESNVAANSTMLENVIKVLKSATTSRLCHITLQTGTKHYMGPIFDPVLGTQLVHHEPPFHEDMPRLPYPNFYYALEDLLASYSPSLSYSVHRSSRIVGASSRSFYNVLLTLCVYATICKYQGLPFRYPGTKYTWENFCDMSDARVLAEQQIWAAVTERAKNQAFNCTNGDVYTWKSLWKVCCEVFDVEFVPFDENEKFDWVGMMKKKGRVWDEIVEKYGLYKTNMEEIVCPEACNLALHFDFQHVCSMNKSREFGFFGYANTLKSIGMWVGRLRDMKIIP is encoded by the exons atggagCAAGAGGTCCCTAACACTAACACACCAGTAGCACTGGTTGTGGGAGTGACAGGCATGGTAGGGTTGAGCTTGGCTGAAGCTCTAAAGAGTCCAACAGCCCTTGGTGGTCCATGGAAAGTCTACGGCTCAGCTCGCCGCCCCAAGCCGACATGGTTCCCTTCCTCCACCCTTGACCATTACATAACTTTTGACGCCTTAAACTTTGATGACACACTCAAACATCTCGCCCCAATAGCCCATGAAATTACCCATGTCTTTTGGGTAGCAATCCAAGTACGTGAAAATGAAGAATCTAACGTAGCTGCCAACTCTACCATGCTTGAAAATGTTATTAAAGTTCTCAAATCAGCCACAACTTCACGGCTATGTCATATAACATTGCAAACCGGAACCAAACATTACATGGGTCCGATCTTTGATCCAGTTCTTGGAACCCAACTTGTGCATCATGAACCTCCATTTCATGAGGACATGCCTCGACTACCCTACCCTAACTTCTATTATGCCTTAGAAGACCTTTTGGCTTCATACTCACCATCACTCTCATATTCTGTGCACCGTTCTTCTAGAATAGTTGGTGCATCCTCAAGGAGCTTCTACAATGTATTGCTGACTCTATGCGTGTATGCTACTATCTGTAAATACCAAGGCTTGCCCTTTCGGTATCCAG GTACAAAATACACATGGGAGAATTTCTGCGACATGTCAGATGCACGTGTGTTAGCGGAGCAACAAATTTGGGCTGCGGTAACGGAAAGAGCCAAGAACCAAGCCTTTAATTGCACCAATGGTGATGTTTATACGTGGAAGAGCTTATGGAAGGTGTGTTGTGAGGTCTTTGATGTTGAGTTTGTGCCATTTGATGAGAATGAAAAGTTTGATTGGGTTgggatgatgaagaagaagggAAGGGTGTGGGATGAGATCGTTGAAAAGTATGGGCTCTATAAGACCAACATGGAGGAAATTGTTTGTCCAGAGGCATGCAATTTAGCTttgcattttgattttcaaCATGTTTGTAGCATGAACAAGAGTCGTGAGTTTGGATTTTTTGGGTATGCCAATACATTGAAGAGTATTGGCATGTGGGTGGGACGATTAAGAGACATGAAAATAATACCCTAG
- the LOC126703028 gene encoding 3-oxo-Delta(4,5)-steroid 5-beta-reductase-like, with product MEQEVPNTNTPVALVVGVTGMAGLSLAEALKSPTALGGPWKVYGSARRPNPTWFPSSTLDHYITFDALNFDDTLKHLAPIAHEITHVFWVAIQVRENEESNVAANSTMLENVIKALKSATPSRLCHITLQTGTKHYMGPIFDPVLGTQLVHHEPPFHEDMPRLPYPNFYYALEDLLASYSPSFSYSVHRSSIIVGASSRSFYNALLTLCVYATICKYQGLPFRYPGTKYTWENFCDMSDARVLAEQQIWAAVTERAKNQAFNCTNGDVYTWKSLWTVCCEVFDVEFVPFDENEKFDWVGMMKKKGRVWDEIVEKYGLYKTNMEEIVCPEAFDAALHFDFPHVCSMNKSREFGFFGYANTLKSIGLWVGRLRDMKIIP from the exons atggagCAAGAGGTCCCTAACACTAACACACCAGTAGCACTGGTTGTGGGAGTGACAGGCATGGCAGGGTTGAGCTTGGCTGAAGCTTTAAAGAGTCCAACGGCCCTTGGTGGTCCATGGAAAGTCTACGGCTCAGCTCGCCGCCCCAACCCGACATGGTTCCCTTCCTCCACCCTTGACCATTACATAACTTTTGATGCCTTAAACTTTGATGACACACTCAAACATCTCGCCCCAATAGCCCATGAAATTACCCATGTCTTTTGGGTAGCAATCCAAGTACGTGAAAATGAAGAATCTAACGTAGCTGCCAACTCTACCATGCTTGAAAATGTTATTAAAGCTCTCAAATCAGCCACACCTTCACGGCTATGCCATATAACATTGCAAACCGGAACCAAACATTACATGGGTCCGATCTTTGATCCAGTTCTTGGAACCCAACTTGTGCATCATGAACCTCCATTTCATGAGGACATGCCTCGACTACCCTACCCTAACTTCTATTATGCCTTAGAAGACCTTTTGGCTTCATACTCACCATCATTCTCATATTCTGTGCACCGTTCTTCTATAATAGTTGGTGCATCCTCAAGGAGCTTCTACAATGCATTGCTGACTCTATGCGTGTATGCTACTATCTGTAAATACCAAGGCCTGCCCTTTCGGTATCCAG GTACAAAATACACATGGGAGAATTTCTGCGACATGTCAGATGCACGTGTGTTAGCGGAGCAACAAATTTGGGCTGCGGTAACGGAAAGAGCCAAGAACCAAGCCTTTAATTGCACCAATGGTGATGTTTATACGTGGAAGAGCTTATGGACGGTGTGTTGTGAGGTCTTTGATGTTGAGTTTGTGCCATTTGATGAGAATGAAAAGTTTGATTGGGTTgggatgatgaagaagaagggAAGGGTGTGGGATGAGATCGTTGAAAAGTATGGGCTCTATAAGACCAACATGGAGGAAATTGTTTGTCCAGAGGCATTCGATGCAGCTTTGCACTTTGATTTTCCACATGTTTGTAGCATGAACAAGAGTCGTgagtttgggttttttgggtaTGCCAATACATTGAAGAGTATTGGCCTGTGGGTGGGGCGATTAAGAGACATGAAAATAATACCCTAG